The nucleotide window GGGTCGTGCCATGGGAGCTCAATGCGGTCGTCCGTTTGTTGCCGGGATGCGATTCGGGCCCGCGATCAGGCGGCGGTCGGCATCGAGCCGGAGAAGCGGGTCGTGATCCGCTGGGGCAAAGCCTTGATGATGCCCCAGGCCAGGACGGCGGTGACGACCTTGTCGATGACGTTGGAGGTGAACACGGTGACCACCACGGAGCCGAACAGGTCCTTGCCCAGGGCGAGCATGTATGCGGTCACGAAGTCCGCGCCGCTGCCGGTGATGCCGCCGAACATGTAGAGACGGATGGGGACGGCCACCACGGCGTTGAACACGGTGATGATCAGACCGGCGATGATGGCCTGCCACCAGGTCTTGAACAATCCGTAACGGGCACACAGGCCGGCCACGATACCGATGACCATGGCCACCGGGGCAAAGGCCGCGGCCACGGGGGAGCTGATCACGCCCCAGATGAGGTTGGTCAGCAGACCGGCCAGGCCGCCGGCCCAGGGACCGGCCAGGACGCCCACCATCACCGTGCCGATGGAGTCCAGGAAAATAGGTAGTTTCAGGAGCGATACCAACTGTCCGACAACGATGTTGACCGCGATGGCGACCGCGATCAGGACCCATGTGAATGTGGTGAAATCTTTCTTGATTTGTTCGTTGATGCTCATGTCCTCTACTCCTTGGTCACGGTTGTGGGTTGTATGGAAAGTTCCGGGTATCCGGTTTCCGGGTCGTGAGTGCGCAGGAAGCGGTATTCGGGCATGACCCCGACAACGATCTCGGCGGTGGTGTACACCCGGCTGCCGGGCAGCAGGTGTGCACCCACGGTCTTGCCGCTTCCGTCCGAGATGGCGATGTGCAGGTGGGAGCCGTGGCTGGAAAGGAGCCCGACCAGGGACACGATTTCAAAGTGGCCCTCAAGGGTCGTGGCTTCCGCGCAGTTGGCCATGCGCAGGACGGCACGGGTCAGGGACCCCACGCAGGTCAGCACGCAGGCGGCCTGGATTTCCCGCTCACGTACAAGGCGTTCAAGTTCTTCGAGGACGTCGTCTCCGGGGTGCAGTCGAAGGGCGATGGGCAGCATTGTGGTCCACACACTTTTTTAATTGTAACCGTATGATATGTTTGGTCTAGCAATTTGAATTTCTCGTTACTGACAAGCAATAGTATCATTGTGATCAATATCACAAATCGTTTTTATAAATGGATTAGAGCGGTATGAAATGAAAAAAGCAATACAACGGAAAGGCGGGTCCTGTTGCCGTTACTTCGGGTCCACCAGGATGGCGACCACGTCCATGACGTTGGTCAGGGTCGGGCCGGTCTTGAGCAGGGTGCCCGTGTTGGTGAAGAATCGGTAGGCGTTGTTGTCCGCCAGGAATTCGCGGGCGACCATGGCCTGCGCCTCGGAGCGGGCCATGGTGTCCGGGAAGACCATGGCCCCGGCCGCGTCCGTGGGGCCGTCCGTGCCGTCGGTGCCCAGGCAGAGCACGGACATTTGCTCGCGGCAGGAATGGATTTCGGCGATCTCGATGGCCGCGGCCAGGGCGAATTCCTGGTTCCGGCCCCCTTTGCCGCGCCCCCTGACGGTCACGGTGGTCTCGCCTCCGGCCAGCAGGCAGAGGGGCGGCTTCACCTCGTGCAGGCCTTCACCGTATTCGTGCGCCAGCCGGATCATCCGGGACGCCGTGTCGCGCGCTTCGCCCGCCATGGCGTAGTCCGTCACCACCGGGGTGTAGCCCAGCTCCCGGGCCGCCTCGGCAGCCCCGTCCACGGCCATGGCGTTGCCCGCGATGATCGTGTTCAGCACCCGGTTAAAGCAGCTGTCCCCTTTCTTGCGGGTCTCGGGCTCCTTTCCGGCGCAGCCGTCGCGGATGACCCGGCGCACCGCGTCGGGCAGGTCCGCGCACAGCTCGTATTTGTCGAGCACCGCCTGGCAGTCCAGGAAGGTGGAGTCGTCCGGGGCCGTGGGCCCGGAGCCGATGACGTCGAGGTGGTCGCCGATGACGTCGGAGATGATCAGGGAGACGACCGTGGCCGGTTCCAGGGCCCCGGCCAGGTGGCCGCCCTTGAACCGGGAGAGGTGTTTGCGGATGGCGTTGATCTCGTTGATGGTCGCGCCGCATTCGAGCAGGCTGCGGGTGGCCGCCTGCTTGTGGCTCAGGGTCACCGGGTCGCGGGGGGCGGGCACGATGGCGCTGGCCCCGCCGGACAGCAGGCAGAAGACGAGGTCCT belongs to Pseudodesulfovibrio portus and includes:
- a CDS encoding ECF transporter S component, which gives rise to MSINEQIKKDFTTFTWVLIAVAIAVNIVVGQLVSLLKLPIFLDSIGTVMVGVLAGPWAGGLAGLLTNLIWGVISSPVAAAFAPVAMVIGIVAGLCARYGLFKTWWQAIIAGLIITVFNAVVAVPIRLYMFGGITGSGADFVTAYMLALGKDLFGSVVVTVFTSNVIDKVVTAVLAWGIIKALPQRITTRFSGSMPTAA
- a CDS encoding PPC domain-containing DNA-binding protein, producing the protein MLPIALRLHPGDDVLEELERLVREREIQAACVLTCVGSLTRAVLRMANCAEATTLEGHFEIVSLVGLLSSHGSHLHIAISDGSGKTVGAHLLPGSRVYTTAEIVVGVMPEYRFLRTHDPETGYPELSIQPTTVTKE
- a CDS encoding glycerate kinase type-2 family protein, which encodes MTVYKEKERILRAIADRALQAVSPDPAMRTALSLENDTLTVDGRTYDLASFERIFVIGAGKASAAMARTLESVLGDRLHGGLVATKYGHGVKLKKTRVMESGHPVPDPAGERAAKDILGLAKGTTEKDLVFCLLSGGASAIVPAPRDPVTLSHKQAATRSLLECGATINEINAIRKHLSRFKGGHLAGALEPATVVSLIISDVIGDHLDVIGSGPTAPDDSTFLDCQAVLDKYELCADLPDAVRRVIRDGCAGKEPETRKKGDSCFNRVLNTIIAGNAMAVDGAAEAARELGYTPVVTDYAMAGEARDTASRMIRLAHEYGEGLHEVKPPLCLLAGGETTVTVRGRGKGGRNQEFALAAAIEIAEIHSCREQMSVLCLGTDGTDGPTDAAGAMVFPDTMARSEAQAMVAREFLADNNAYRFFTNTGTLLKTGPTLTNVMDVVAILVDPK